One window of Cydia fagiglandana chromosome 19, ilCydFagi1.1, whole genome shotgun sequence genomic DNA carries:
- the LOC134674086 gene encoding uncharacterized protein LOC134674086: protein MLSIVRMDFDSDVEVLEEDIKTEVIDIDENSNEDKKDLNILNNVVHDLELIPIVYTTKLDDMFVGRTLYPIGLDPKEATARIINESKPVLRTIPGPPKRGRKNKRRFSELEETLQRIYHPTKKIATTVTEPDVCDIRIDCVKSEVADEPIVEVKSKVLEEQSTTTAPKDTCKYSELLKQCKPCSVLLPVLIGYGQVLHGGQLLKANKVQKRGAVSSSVSSSDDDVPLITFPPDLLIERGKKPEISEKSIQPKVIEINSLQRKKSKGTSFEIAQRVLRNSLLEIEDMFSNEHFFYFTDNDGNLIHCFENLVNKTLYEATSLHEARYKVSNCCWVKKDEFVMSLYPKVLKYPNVRFIRTKHPCKPGACTCCCRKIEVYKKPDVDFSSQQSVPSSSKKSADDGVIWDLEEEIDVSIININRTPKLNSNEWLKNILTAKRTDDVNNSLIGKALNYKKPPPAKSADNRRLVTLKKVNSQNPVLVFRNYAEDFIEIYEVDSLGNIETYLRTTCYSNTSRPDVVKLLKKRTVTTEAVCCWYKREEVISKLHALHPDAIKFLRTTHTCQSKECKCCCKPAIKTGIQLDNIPLPRRSLHSLSTMSAWRPGNLSEKDDDDCQITSVMSSPTLKHLPQTTEIPVTIVPTLKTLPQNTAVPPSMFVTDVVDSDELSKEVNSLITSILDRFKDVRLTINGEGKVAAALNTPVNTLSTVELKVLANILSFAQSQVNLLGSKVSLGSSLCLSNIINLKVDDVQSNSTIDPNTVYREFGKNVNLNTSNTTQTQPIQPTAVNTNPPSALPQAPTTPQTYTFFTDSMSSKNQQFNDAFSSFVNSKIDANSANTETATPVIENVFSLKETETESAEETSACTTVWYRKPASQSSPSTSTPPEMTTTNNTSKKLSDGGKPETGQPKKIRVKSPTKLGAVTTSPPSIMTPNIPIQQTPPVEGVMPGVYVLPNNNFVVSPLAQPQMVNSVPPGQPPMLVINPLLNNGGTIIPINTPNGVQSKIPIIMNAANTTSQVINTGNNYITVEKDVPNQEAGAEVIENQDLLDDPVMDSAPDMDGVSETVCVLEDEGQKTDNDEDINNDDDIELKYSPENTEEEDCILGF, encoded by the exons ATGTTGTCAATTGTGAGGATGGATTTCGATTCAG ATGTCGAAGTATTGGAAGAAGATATCAAAACAGAGGTGATTGATATCGACGAAAACTCAAATGAAGACAAGAAAGATCTAAATATACTAAATAATGTAGTACATGATCTAGAACTAATACCCATCGTTTACACGACAAAATTGGACGATATGTTTGTGGGAAGAACTTTATATCCCATTGGATTAGACCCGAAAGAAGCTACCGCCAGGATAATAAATGAGAGTAAACCTGTACTACGCACTATTCCCGGACCTCCGAAAAGAGGAAGAAAGAATAAACGGAGATTTAGCGAATTAGAAGAAACACTTCAAAGAATATATCATCCAACCAAAAAAATAGCAACAACAGTAACAGAACCTGATGTATGTGATATTAGAATTGATTGTGTGAAAAGTGAAGTTGCAGATGAACCAATTGTTGAAGTGAAATCTAAAGTTTTAGAGGAACAGTCTACAACAACGGCTCCCAAGGACACGTGTAAATATAGTGAACTTTTAAAACAGTGCAAACCGTGTAGTGTTTTACTTCCAGTACTAATAGGATATGGGCAAGTGTTACATGGCGGACAGTTGCTTAAAGCAAATAAAGTGCAAAAACGTGGCGCAGTTAGTTCATCAGTTAGCTCTTCGGATGATGATGTACCATTAATAACTTTCCCTCCAGATCTACTAATAGAACGCGGGAAAAAACCCGAAATCTCTGAAAAATCAATACAACCAAAAGTAATTGAAATTAATAGTTTACAACGAAAAAAATCAAAAGGTACTTCATTTGAAATAGCTCAACGTGTTTTGCGTAATAGCTTATTGGAAATAGAGGACATGTTTTCTAATGAACATTTCTTTTACTTCACTGATAACGACGGTAATTTAATACACTGTTTCGAAAACCTTGTAAACAAGACTCTGTATGAGGCAACAAGTTTACACGAGGCTAGGTACAAAGTAAGTAATTGCTGCTGGGTCAAGAAGGATGAATTTGTTATGTCATTGTATCCTAAAGTTCTTAAATATCCTAACGTGCGTTTCATAAGAACGAAACACCCATGCAAGCCAGGTGCGTGTACTTGCTGCTGCCGCAAAATAGAAGTCTATAAAAAGCCTGATGTAGATTTTTCCAGCCAACAATCAGTTCCTTCATCTAGTAAAAAATCTGCCGATGATGGTGTAATTTGGGACTTGGAAGAAGAAATTGATGTAAgcatcataaatattaacagaaCACCGAAACTTAATTCCAATGAAtggttgaaaaatattttaactgcaAAGCGAACTGATGATGTTAATAATAGTTTAATAGGAAAGGCActaaattataaaaaacctcCGCCTGCAAAATCGGCCGATAATAGACGTTTAGTGACATTGAAAAAAGTAAATTCGCAGAATCCCGTCCTAGTTTTCCGCAACTATGCTGAAGACTTCATTGAAATCTATGAAGTAGATTCTTTAGGAAACATAGAAACTTATTTAAGAACAACATGCTATAGTAACACAAGTCGGCCAGATGTTGTAAAGTTATTAAAGAAACGGACTGTAACAACCGAAGCAGTATGTTGCTGGTACAAACGAGAAGAAGTAATTTCCAAACTCCATGCGTTGCACCCTGATGCAATAAAATTTCTTAGAACCACTCACACATGTCAGAGTAAAGAATGTAAGTGTTGTTGCAAGCCCGCAATAAAAACGGGAATACAGCTTGACAATATACCTCTTCCAAGACGAAGTTTGCATAGCCTTTCAACAATGAGTGCATGGAGACCTGGCAATCTTTCAGAGAAAGACGATGACGATTGCCAAATTACTTCAGTAATGTCTAGCCCGACACTTAAACATTTACCACAGACAACTGAAATACCAGTTACTATAGTGCCTACACTGAAAACGTTACCACAGAATACTGCAGTGCCTCCAAGCATGTTCGTTACTGACGTGGTAGACAGTGACGAATTGTCAAAGGAAGTCAACTCGCTGATTACCTCCATTTTGGACAGGTTTAAAGACGTCCGGCTTACGATTAATGGCGAAGGTAAAGTGGCTGCCGCCTTAAATACACCCGTTAATACACTATCGACAGTAGAGCTAAAAGTCCTCGCTAATATACTCTCCTTTGCTCAAAGCCAAGTCAATTTGTTGGGATCGAAAGTAAGCTTAGGATCGTCTTTGTGTCTTAGTAATATTATTAATCTTAAAGTAGACGACGTGCAATCGAACTCAACAATCGACCCCAATACTGTTTACAGAGAATTTGGTAAAAATGTAAACTTAAATACAAGTAATACAACACAAACACAACCAATACAACCTACTGCTGTAAATACGAACCCTCCATCGGCATTGCCGCAAGCTCCAACGACACCACAAACCTACACGTTCTTTACAGATTCAATGTCCTCGAAAAACCAACAATTTAATGATGCGTTTTCCTCGTTCGTTAACTCAAAAATAGATGCAAACAGTGCAAACACTGAAACTGCGACACCGGTAATTGAAAATGTGTTTTCATTAAAAGAGACTGAAACTGAAAGTGCTGAAGAAACTTCTGCATGTACAACCGTCTGGTACAGAAAGCCAGCATCTCAATCTAGTCCTTCAACCTCAACTCCTCCTGAAATGACTACCACAAACAATACAAGTAAAAAACTGAGCGACGGCGGCAAACCAGAGACAGGACAACCTAAAAAAATAAGGGTTAAGTCGCCTACGAAGTTAGGTGCAGTTACAACTAGCCCTCCAAGTATTATGACACCAAATATACCAATACAACAAACTCCTCCGGTCGAAGGAGTTATGCCAGGAGTTTACGTTTTGCCAAATAATAACTTCGTTGTTTCTCCTTTAGCTCAACCTCAAATGGTCAATAGCGTGCCCCCAGGGCAACCGCCAATGCTTGTTATAAATCCTCTACTTAATAATGGTGGTACAATAATCCCAATAAATACTCCGAATGGCGTCCAATCAAAAATACCAATTATCATGAATGCCGCTAATACTACGTCACAAGTAATAAATACTGGTAATAATTATATAACAGTTGAAAAAGATGTTCCAAATCAAGAAGCTGGTGCAGAGGTAATAGAAAACCAAGATCTACTGGatgacccagtaatggacaGTGCTCCAGATATGGACGGGGTTTCAGAAACGGTCTGCGTTCTAGAGGACGAGGGTCAAAAAACGGACAACGATGAGGACATTaacaatgatgatgacataGAATTGAAATATTCTCCAGAGAATACAGAAGAGGAAGATTGTATACTTGGTTTCTAA